The following is a genomic window from Falco naumanni isolate bFalNau1 chromosome 10, bFalNau1.pat, whole genome shotgun sequence.
agcagaaggtTTAATGCTCTAATATACAGAGAACTACTTTAAAGTGTGGGCAAGATTCATGTTAGCACTCATCTAAACACCAAGAAGAAAGGCCAGACCTGCAATATGCTCACTCGCAGAAGCCTCATGTATTTAACATGATTCAAGCTTAATACGGGCTAAAGGCCTAAGAAACAGACACTTGAAACCAATACTAATATGCACAAAGACAAGGTAGCTCTTTCCAGATGCACACATCCCTGTATGTTCACTAAGATCCCTTTACCGAAAActcttctgcagaaaagcaattaGATTAGGAATTTTTATTAGTTCAAGTACACAATATTTGTATACAATACCAAAAACCTGGTTTGGTCTTTAGAAAACAAGAGGTCTAGATGTGAAGCAATGCTGTTCGGTACTGCCTGTACACTGTGCCTCAGTCACCTGCCTCAGGTGGAGTTAAACTACTCAACATAACAATAATCGAACCAAGTGTAACAATTGAGACTGAGGAGTCAGGTAGTAACAACTGTTGACTCTCTGCCTGTCAAGGCAGTAGAGAAGGATGGGAGCTCCATCCTGCTATCACATGGATGCACGTCAGCATCGGAATCTATCAGAAAAGTTGGGAGACTTTGGCGTAGTCAGGGGCTGATCACTGGGCTTCACTTCTACGTTGCGGTATTTGCGTATTGGATTTGCCTTGtgaacctggaaaaaaaaagagaaaaacaaggacAACATGAAGCAAATGGTTGCAGCTATGATGAAGCTGAAACTTTCAGGTGAGCTGTCAGTGGGACAAAGGTGGGTGTCTGTCTACAGGACTGCCATGCTGCCTAGGGCACTGGAGTGAGCCACCAGGAACATGCACAGCATACTTTGGGATCACAGATTTTACAGAGAGCATCATGCCCCAATGACTACATGTGTACAACTCAAAAAATCAGTCATTTCAGTAGAGCTGCCTTTTTTGTTAGattgggttttggttgtgtggattttttttgtttgttttttaaagaccaGTTATAAAGTTAATAAGGAGTCAGTTTGCAACAGGGAAACTTGAAAAGACAGTCTCAATGCAGCTCAATACTGACATTAGCCCATTTAGTATATTCACACATCCCTTTGGGTTACTTTACAGCCCCTGTTCAGAAATAGCTCTCTTACCATTTCTTGTCTTAGCTTGGcaacttcttccttttcacgctcttcttcctcctgcctgagCCTCTCTTGACACCTCTCCCGTATGGCTTCTCTATGTGCCAATCGTTTTTCAAATTCTTGCCGCTCTTTAGCTCTCTTTTCTGTCGCCAGCTCAAAGCTTTCAGGAACTACAGAACCAGAAAGGCTCTCTAAGTTCAGagacagaggaaataaaatcgGTGCAAAGACAGTCAGGTAAAGCAGAGCAGTACTAGTATCAAATGGAAGCCTCCCCCTGGCACGCTTCACCTTGCAAGCGTAGTTAGTAGATAACTCCAGGCTTCGGGAAAAGATAAAGCCTTACACCCAAACGTGAGTAGTGTTAGTGCAGACATTACCCTGTCACAGGTGTAATGTCTGTGACACTCCTTTTCATAGGAGGAAGCAAACACAAAACTGTTAGTACAGAGAAGTTTTTGGCAGGTTCTATACGCTATGAAGCTTTGTCTATCCTAAGCTGTAGATGCCTTCATCTCATtagaaacaggaggaaaagactgacagctgctgcagaaatgccaGCTGTCTCTGCAGGGAGCCCCTTGCATTCTATTTACCCTTAACCCAAACTTGCACACATCAATCATCTGCCAATTGTAGCATAGCTGTTAAATACAGCTGCCATGTTAGTGCGGGACAGGGGGGCAATGGACAGGAAACTCCCCCAGTCCCTGCGGACACAAGCTGTCAGTGAATTAGTTGATTAAATGCAATGCGCTATTGGCTGcgctgataaaaaaaaaaaaaaaaagaggcaacaGCCAGTCTAAGCATCATTGCATCAGTTTTGAGTTATCAGCCAAGCCTGCGTGGCAAGCACTTGTAACTGTACCTGATAACTGCTTATTTCCCCTTTTAGGCACAAAAGGCTCCTGGTACACCACTGTGTTAGGCCGAGCTTTAAAACATGCTgcctctttctgccttttcaagTCTTCTTCAAGctgcaacagaaaagagccCATCAAGTGCCAGGTATATTGAAAAGACCATCTGCCCCCACCCAGACATCAGCACTCCCAGCACTGGAAGAGCCAGGTTGACTTAGATCAAATCATTTGCATAGAAAACTACATTAAAGCCAAAAAGTTGACACTTGTTGCCTGTCAGTTACTTTTCCCAAAAAACAGCCTGAAGAAAGTTTCAGATGACCACTGCGGCATTTGCATAAGTAAAGCAGTATATTATTTATGTGTCAATAAACCCCCAAGCACAGAGGTGGTCAGAAAAGGGATCCAGCTGCACATAGTTACTGCTCAAAAAATACCCTATGGCTGTTCATGCAGTGATGGTAAATCCCATCACTTACcataaaagggagaaaaaagccaGTCCACCAATCCTTAACCCATAGCACAAGCCTCATGCAAAGGACAGAATAATTCATTGCTCAAACTCAGATCCTGGTTCAAGTCAAGTAGGACACTTTCTGAAGTCTATTACAACTCAACTAACAAGCCGCTTTAAGTCTGGTCACACCCATTATCCTTTTCACCTCACCTGCTGTTTCCAGATCTGCAGCTTGGCAGCTCCCCGTTCATCAACCTGCAGATTGAATGGCTCTGGCTGAGTTGGGTTTTTGACCTTCTTTTCTGGCAGCTGAACATGGTCAAAGTAAGGTAGAGGTAATGCCTTGAACTTTGGCACCTGAAAGAAACAACACAAGatatttctccccttttcctcaAAAGGGCAAAGCTTTGGAAGTTTAATAGCCAACAGCAGGAGGCATGTCCTGCCACACACTTTTTACTTAAGGAGTGGAATCCAAGTTAGCTTTTAGTTCTTACCTCTTCCTTCTGcatctcttctatttttttctctttttgtattTGCCGCTCTTTGTCACGggcatcaaaagaaaaagggcaaaCTTCCACGTGCCTCTGCTCTGGCATTTTAGGTTTGAAGGGCACTCCATAATGTCGCATAGGGTTAGCTCTGATCACCGGAACCACCTCTTTTTCCTAAAGGGATATTAGCATTAGGATCTGACACAGCACCAGATTTTTGCAGAAAGATGACAACAAGCCATGAATACTGGGGTTCCTTTCATGAGGGTCACAACAGCATCAAGCAAATACTCTGGACACGGCTAGAATTAGTAATCCTATAAGTACCCATTTACAGGcatgttcttcctcttcccaagCCACTACCAGTTCTAGTACTCATCCAAATTAGTCTAATTCTTTAAGGTCCTCTTCATtacagggaagagagaaagaagaaaggacacAATACATTCGAAATCCTGCTCCCCACCTCCAGGGatctagagcaggggtcctcaaagtacagcccgcgggccagatacagccccccccctgccccggggtcctcaatccagcccccagTATTTAAAGAACCCCCTCGCCCCTTGCCCCACCAGGGATTGGGGGgggaaaaccaagcagctgcagatgacttcctgccacttaatccgcacgccggccccctgtttaaaaagtttgaggacccctgatctagaATGACTGTGAGGAGAAGGGTCATGTGCAGTATCTGCCCTTCTCAATAACAGAATAGAGAAGGGCGACGTCCTTTAGAAATCTAAGCAGTTTACTTTCCTCATGCATAGTAGCAACACCTCAGAAACCCTAGTCATTGCCCTCATGTTTAACTTGACTGACTTCATTTTGCATGAGAATTCagtttctgtaaaaatgaaTAGCAGCAACCAGATTGCTAGAGGGGAACAGCACAGAGGAAGACTACCATGGGAGGATGTATGGGCTCTGGCTGAGGCCCACAGCACCCTCAGAGCACTGTGCTTGTATTGGCAGCTAGAAAGGTAGGGATCACACCACCAGTGTTTTGGTTACTGCTGAccagtgctggcacagcatcaaggctgtctctccaaccttcccccccgtcaccagtaggctgggggtgggcaagatcttgggaggggacatagccaggacagctgacccaatgggctattccataccatatgatatCTGCTTAGATAGAAAAGCTAAGAGaactgaggaggaagggggagcaTCAGTTATTTActtgtttgtcttccagagcaactgctaCACATACTGAAGGCCTGCTTCtcaggaagtggctgaacatctcctgctgatgggaagtagagaataatcttttgttttcctttgcttctgcatgcaTAACTTTTGCTATTGCCTCACTAAACTGCCTTGAACTTGAcccacaagggtttttttccatcttattctCTCCCCTGCTGTTCTACTGAGGAAGGGAGtgagagcagcttggtgggcacctggtgcccagccaaggtcaacccactaCAGAGGAACTGCCTaacaggagggaaggagctAACCAAACCAGGCCACCACACCCAGCTGGCAGAGGTACTGCAGGCTGGCCAAGGCAGTCACCATGGTGGGACCAGAAGGCTTGACTACGGCCTATTCACAACAGTTACCTTTTCATCTCTGCTAGATGTTTGAGTTCTGCTTTTTAAGGTGAAGACTGGAGACTTGGGAACTGTAATAGGAAGCACCTTCTTCTCTGGAACACCCTGTTCAGAAAAGCCAGTAAGGAGTTACTCAGGCCTACGTGCCAAGAAAAAGCGCTAGAGAAACAACCTGACATAGCACAGTACCTACTCATTGCAGTTCTTCCTAATGACAGTGTTTACTGAAGATTATTAAATACATAATACAACATAGCTACAGTTATTTTGAAGCTAATTGCCACCTCAGTCCTAATTCCCAGGTCTGGGTATTACTAAACTTCTTACCACAACATCCTCCAGGATTTTTGTTGGACATGGCCTGGAATGGAATTCAAAgtgctcttcctcctgctgcttcttactGTCACGCTCCTGAAcccttttttcagtttctaactCAAAGCCAATGGGTTGTGTGAGGTCCTTCACAGAAGGTTTCTTGGGCAGGAGTGCTCCACCCTCAAAGATTTTGGGATTGAATTCTTGTGCTTTAAATTTGTACCTACACAGAAAAGACTGAGATCGTCAGCAACATATGGTACATGGCAAGATACAGCTTCTCTCACTGCGTAAAAAAGCAAGTCAGGTACAGAAACAGCTGTGCCACAAAAAGACATTACATAGCGTGCACCTCTAGTTAGCAACTCCTCCTTTGCTTCTGAAATAGCAAGAAGGAAACCTTATGGATTGCTTTCTTGGAAATCCAAAACTTTGTATACAGGAGAGTTTTGAAGTGTATTGCAAGTTGTACTGCAGGCTGTACTGCAATACACTATACCAGGTTTGCTTAACTAATTGTAAACTGTACTCAACCCAGGATCAGCTCTGCTCTCCTAACAGCACTTTCTTCAAAATGAAGAAGCTACTTTTTACACCCCTACAGAGCCATAGGATTATGTTCAAGGTAAATAGATTTTCAATGTTTTTACAATACTCATTCTTTTATGCAAAAAGGGTATTCCTGAGAAGTGATATTTTGGCATCTGAAAGATACTTCCAGTGCAATACAATTCTCACTTGGAGGGCTACAGTAAACCTTTACttactgtttaattttctcAATTTCCTCTGCTTCTAACTCTGCTGTAGTTTTGCAGGTGATAGGTCTGAAGCGCTGCTTCGTCCGAAGCACTGGCGTTTTGGGCTTTGTAAGCCGAGCCTTCACCAACTTTGCTGGAACTGGGCCTATAAATTCAAGTCACAAAGGCTAGCAGTTAATGACAAGGCCTTCAACAGACACAGGCTGTTTGCTTAGTACAGTAGTCAAAGCATCTTTCTTGCTCTTCCACAATCTCTGTGGACAGCCTCCTGGCTGGATGTTGCCAGGACCGCTCACCTTCATCAGATTTCCTGCTCCTCAAATGGTAACGAGAGGGCGTGCGTTTTTGGAATGCTTCCACCTGCTCAGCAAGGGACACATATTCTGATGTGGTttcttcaagttttcttttgtttccctggGACAGATTGAAAGGTTTGGGGACAGTGGGTCCCTTCGGCATTTGCAcctgaagacaaaaaaactACAGTCATTATGGCCATTTAATACAGGATGTTTTGATAATATTTCCCTTCCCCATTTCATagtattttctccttccctttatCTCAAAGGCAGCAACACTTAGCGTTACACATCAGTCTTAATTGTCTGAACATGCACAAGCTAGTAACATTGGCAAACTGTAAGAAATGGAAGATTAAAGCATAAGTATAATGTCAGATCTTCCAGCCACTAAAGGGCCCCTTTTTCCAAAAGGGGCCTTTGGAGTGCTGCAGCAATGCAGACATGCAGTGAGTGAAGTTACATCTGTACAATGCTTGCCTCTCCTACGGTAACCCTTTGTGGGTTACCAGCAGCGTGTGCattgcaaaaagcagaaagaaggtGATGTCAAGAATCAGTCAGCTGACTGCTGGCAACATTCTGGTTCTCACCGGAGAAGGAGGATGCTTTCTCAGTACTGCTGCAAAATCCAGTTCCTTGTACTCGTTCCCAGGCTGGCTTTCTACATGTTTAATTCTATTCTCTGTGCAGAAGTGGAAGTCTATTGGCTTTGTTACTTGACCAGCAGTTCTCTTCACAAGTTGTCCTAAAGACAAAGAACATGAGAGGTCTGGAAGCCTTTTGGAGTGGGGGGAGGATTtggaggggagtggggggaaaaaaagcacttaacTTCTAATAACTTGAATAATTTTTAGAGAATACATCTATAACTTTTCAAAACATGACAAAACCATACAAACCTGCTTCCAGGCAGTTTAGGGGCTGTTCTACATTAAAAGCCACCCAATCTTAATACTTGTTACAAAATCtggaatatttgtttttaaagtttttttgcACAGCACTCTCCAGCTTAGCCCAGTACAGCTTCAATTTGCAATTCAGCTAGAGCCCACCTGCTCCAGCAATAGCTGCTTTCAGAGACTCCTCGTTCTTCTTCCGCAGCTCCATAACCTCCTTCTGCAACTGCTGCATCTTTTCCAGCTCCTGTTCCTCTGTGCTCTTCAGCTTGCCAGAAAGATTGGTCCTCCTGCAGAAGCACGTTAGAGACTGAGACATGCCTTCCTGCTTCACTGGTTATTAGCACGATGTCAGTGCAAGGAACACAGTTATCTCCAAATTCATTGCAGGAGCATCACTCTTTATAGAAATTATACTCTTTAGATTTTGTTGGCTCAAGAAAGCCTGCAGCTAACTGGTATTCTGCATACCTATTTGCTGTATGCATGCTTTGCCTATTAGCAAGAACaacttttgtttcaaattaaaagcaaaagctttccTTTGCATAGGTTCAGCTGGTGAAGTACATTTCATCCCAATATTGTTGCCTTGATCCAGTGTTTACTAAATGCGATACCACCGCATGCTAACTTGAAGCTGAAAACACTCTAGCCAGGGCTGTCACCTAAATCAGCTGTGATTAGCACAGACAAGTCACAAGAAAGCTACGTACTTTAGCACTGTTGGCGTGGAGGGCATGGTcagtttgcttttccctttccctggggagcaggcaggaccCTGCAGGGGCGCTCTCTTTGCAGATACTTCTGtcagcttctctctgctgctaCAACTAAGGTAACAAGTTATGGCAAGCCGCTCAATTAACTGTGCTCTAAATGAAAGATCACCTGCAGCTCTCACCACCATGCATAACATCCCAACACCTGGTGAATTCTAAGGTACACCAGACCAGCCTTACCTCATCACATGCCCAGGTACAGATCGACTAGTTTGCCCTGGTACTCTAAGGCTGTAGAAGGGAAGACAAATGACTGAGTTTGCAGAACTTAAGCTTTTCTTGAGGAGGTAGATGTGCTGTAGCTCATCTAGGTACAGCAGCATTTGAGAGATTGCACTCCAATTTCCTGACTTCAAGCTTATCACCATAGGGTATCTTAGTGGTTAAACTaatttgagaaatattttagctGCGACTCTTTCATAGCTTATACTTCCTGACAGACAAGCTATGCCAAATTTAAAGCTAGCTGACAGACATCAAGTACGAAGAAGCTTAAGAAACCCAAGCTTGTTTCATTCACATCTCTTATCTCCAAACAGTGTTTCCTTCAGGTCTTACAGCCATTTCTTCCTATTTATGAAACCACTATCAGGAATCAGGCATCAGTCACCTCCCCGTACCCTAACCTTCCAGTGAAAACCCTCGCAGCCATGTGGAAATCCTTTCCAAAGAAACAGTTGCACCGCCTTCCCAGCCCCAAACAGAAGGGCTTTCATGACATAcactctcatttttttcaggggTGGAACCTCTTCCTTGTTAACTTGGGTATCAGCATTTCTTGTCACTTCGATTCCATCCAGCCCTTTATGttgctgtgcttttctctgctttgtagCCTGTCTTCTACCCGCTCTAGAGtagaacagaaaatggaagtcAGCTTTCCCTAGGTCCAAGACGACACACAATCTGTAAAACACTTCTTATACCAGTGCATCACCTAACTCGAACATACTCCCCTATGCAAATTGTGTTTAACACAAGAATCCAAATGCAGAATGAATTATTTAAGTTTAACAACCCATAAACTTAATATTCTTTGGTATATGAGCACACAGAGCCCCTTGCTTTAATATCAAGAACGAGTTCTGCCCAACTGAGGCAGATATAAACAAAGAAACTTTATAAGCCACATCAGTTTCAGATGTCCTCGCATTCCAGAAGCTCCTAGTGCTGCTGAGTCTCATTTGACAAGTGAGACACTGCATATATTTCCACCCCTAGAGATTGTCCCTCCAGCTTTTCGAGCAGATCAGCTGCCCCAGTACACTATCTCTGCGCTAGAGAACTTCAGACCCATAGGATGACCCAAGAACAGCTAGAACTGCAGATCCTGAGAGCAAGGACCTGCTTAGTTACACCGTCATCGATCTTCATGCAAACTGAACACAAGTATTTCACCTCTGAGAGGcctttgcaggagcagcagctctccagctcgTCAGGGATCCAACGATATTCGGAGGAACTGCACTGGCTTGCACACTTTCTGCTTCGTTGTCCTCTTCGGCATGGCTCTCACCTATGAACAGTGACAAATGGCAActcatatatatacacacacgtagAAGAATGCTAAAGCAAAACCACACGCGGCCTTGCTAGACAACAACATATGAAGATGGTCCAACAGAAGCCAGAGGCTTTGCATTTTGCCAATGAAAAGTAGGTAAAATTtattctctccctccccccacacCATGCCAGCTTACTCATTATTCCTTGTCGTGTGACAGAAGACTGAATAATATCAGGCTTTGAAAAAGCAGTGCTGTTCTGTGAGGCCTGTGCCACATATTCTGCAGGAGGGATGTTCTCTGCATTGGCTTTTTGGTCTGTGAGGAAAGA
Proteins encoded in this region:
- the TPX2 gene encoding targeting protein for Xklp2 isoform X3 — encoded protein: MSRAESRYSFDVPNPCINFATLNDDDDDEADKADAWFDQKANAENIPPAEYVAQASQNSTAFSKPDIIQSSVTRQGIMSESHAEEDNEAESVQASAVPPNIVGSLTSWRAAAPAKASQRAGRRQATKQRKAQQHKGLDGIEVTRNADTQVNKEEVPPLKKMRVLRVPGQTSRSVPGHVMSCSSREKLTEVSAKRAPLQGPACSPGKGKSKLTMPSTPTVLKRTNLSGKLKSTEEQELEKMQQLQKEVMELRKKNEESLKAAIAGAGQLVKRTAGQVTKPIDFHFCTENRIKHVESQPGNEYKELDFAAVLRKHPPSPVQMPKGPTVPKPFNLSQGNKRKLEETTSEYVSLAEQVEAFQKRTPSRYHLRSRKSDEGPVPAKLVKARLTKPKTPVLRTKQRFRPITCKTTAELEAEEIEKIKQYKFKAQEFNPKIFEGGALLPKKPSVKDLTQPIGFELETEKRVQERDSKKQQEEEHFEFHSRPCPTKILEDVVGVPEKKVLPITVPKSPVFTLKSRTQTSSRDEKQEMFSHFLRSRPSVCVAVALEDKQEKEVVPVIRANPMRHYGVPFKPKMPEQRHVEVCPFSFDARDKERQIQKEKKIEEMQKEEVPKFKALPLPYFDHVQLPEKKVKNPTQPEPFNLQVDERGAAKLQIWKQQLEEDLKRQKEAACFKARPNTVVYQEPFVPKRGNKQLSVPESFELATEKRAKERQEFEKRLAHREAIRERCQERLRQEEEEREKEEVAKLRQEMVHKANPIRKYRNVEVKPSDQPLTTPKSPNFSDRFRC
- the TPX2 gene encoding targeting protein for Xklp2 isoform X9, yielding MSRAESRYSFDVPNPCINFATLNDDDDDEADKADAWFDQKANAENIPPAEYVAQASQNSTAFSKPDIIQSSVTRQGIMSESHAEEDNEAESVQASAVPPNIVGSLTSWRAAAPAKASQRAGRRQATKQRKAQQHKGLDGIEVTRNADTQVNKEEVPPLKKMRVRTNLSGKLKSTEEQELEKMQQLQKEVMELRKKNEESLKAAIAGAGQLVKRTAGQVTKPIDFHFCTENRIKHVESQPGNEYKELDFAAVLRKHPPSPVQMPKGPTVPKPFNLSQGNKRKLEETTSEYVSLAEQVEAFQKRTPSRYHLRSRKSDEGPVPAKLVKARLTKPKTPVLRTKQRFRPITCKTTAELEAEEIEKIKQYKFKAQEFNPKIFEGGALLPKKPSVKDLTQPIGFELETEKRVQERDSKKQQEEEHFEFHSRPCPTKILEDVVGVPEKKVLPITVPKSPVFTLKSRTQTSSRDEKQEMFSHFLRSRPSVCVAVALEDKQEKEVVPVIRANPMRHYGVPFKPKMPEQRHVEVCPFSFDARDKERQIQKEKKIEEMQKEEVPKFKALPLPYFDHVQLPEKKVKNPTQPEPFNLQVDERGAAKLQIWKQQLEEDLKRQKEAACFKARPNTVVYQEPFVPKRGNKQLSESLSGSVVPESFELATEKRAKERQEFEKRLAHREAIRERCQERLRQEEEEREKEEVAKLRQEMVHKANPIRKYRNVEVKPSDQPLTTPKSPNFSDRFRC